In Streptomyces sp. NBC_00483, a single window of DNA contains:
- a CDS encoding fumarate reductase/succinate dehydrogenase flavoprotein subunit — translation MTVSTEYADYSTGEPVVDTKAPQGPVNERWDTRRFEAKLVNPANRRKHTVIVVGTGLAGGSAGATLAEQGYHVVQFCYQDSPRRAHSIAAQGGINAAKNYRNDGDSVHRLFYDTVKGGDFRARESNVHRLAQISVEIIDQCVAQGVPFAREYGGLLDTRSFGGVQVSRTFYARGQTGQQLLLGAYQALSRQVAAGNIELHPRTEMLDLVIVDGKARGIVARDLITGKIDTYFADAVVLASGGYGNVFYLSTNAMNSNATAIWRAHRRGAYFANPCFTQIHPTCIPRTGDHQSKLTLMSESLRNDGRIWVPKAKGDTRPAGEIPEDERDYYLERIYPAFGNLVPRDIASRAAKNVCDEGRGVGPGGQGVYLDFADAIKRMGKKAVEAKYGNLFDMYARITDEDPYKTPMRIYPAVHYTMGGLWVDYDLQTTIPGLFAVGEANFSDHGANRLGASALMQGLADGYFVLPATINDYLAKHPHTDEVNAEHPATVEVVRETEERLAKLLAVDGDRTPDSFHRELGELMWEFCGMARTDAGLRKALDRIPQIREEFWRRIKVPGVGEEFNQSLEKANRIIDYIELAELMCLDALHRAESCGGHFREESQTPDGEAARVDEEFSYAAAWEFTGTGAAPTLHKEDLVFEYVHPTQRSYA, via the coding sequence ATGACTGTATCCACGGAGTATGCGGACTACTCAACCGGCGAACCGGTCGTCGACACCAAGGCCCCGCAAGGCCCCGTCAACGAGCGCTGGGACACCCGTCGCTTCGAGGCCAAGCTGGTCAACCCGGCCAACCGCCGCAAGCACACCGTCATCGTCGTGGGCACGGGCCTCGCGGGCGGCTCCGCCGGGGCCACCCTCGCCGAACAGGGCTACCACGTCGTCCAGTTCTGCTACCAGGACTCGCCGCGCCGCGCCCACTCGATCGCCGCGCAGGGCGGCATCAACGCCGCGAAGAACTACCGCAACGACGGCGACTCGGTGCACCGCCTGTTCTACGACACCGTCAAGGGCGGCGATTTCCGCGCCCGCGAGTCCAATGTGCACCGCCTCGCGCAGATCTCCGTCGAGATCATCGACCAGTGTGTCGCGCAGGGTGTGCCCTTCGCCCGCGAGTACGGCGGCCTCCTCGACACCCGCTCCTTCGGCGGTGTGCAGGTGTCCCGTACGTTCTACGCCCGCGGTCAGACGGGACAGCAGCTGCTGCTCGGCGCCTACCAGGCCCTCAGCCGCCAAGTCGCCGCAGGGAACATCGAGTTGCACCCGCGCACCGAGATGCTCGACCTCGTCATCGTCGACGGCAAGGCCCGCGGCATCGTCGCCCGCGATCTCATCACCGGCAAGATCGACACGTACTTCGCGGACGCCGTCGTGCTCGCCTCCGGCGGCTACGGCAACGTCTTCTACCTGTCGACGAACGCCATGAACTCCAACGCGACGGCGATCTGGCGCGCCCACCGGCGCGGCGCCTACTTCGCCAACCCGTGCTTCACGCAGATCCACCCGACGTGCATCCCGCGCACCGGCGACCACCAGTCGAAGCTGACCCTGATGTCGGAGTCGCTGCGCAACGACGGCCGCATCTGGGTGCCGAAGGCGAAGGGCGACACACGTCCCGCGGGCGAGATCCCCGAGGACGAGCGCGATTACTACCTGGAGCGCATCTACCCGGCGTTCGGCAACCTCGTGCCTCGTGACATCGCTTCCCGCGCCGCGAAGAACGTGTGCGACGAGGGCAGGGGAGTGGGTCCCGGCGGGCAGGGTGTGTACCTCGACTTCGCCGATGCCATCAAGCGCATGGGCAAGAAGGCCGTCGAGGCCAAGTACGGCAACCTCTTCGACATGTACGCGCGGATCACCGACGAGGACCCGTACAAGACGCCGATGCGGATCTACCCCGCCGTGCACTACACGATGGGCGGCCTGTGGGTCGACTACGACCTCCAGACCACCATCCCCGGGCTCTTCGCGGTCGGCGAGGCCAACTTCTCCGACCACGGCGCCAACCGGCTCGGTGCCTCCGCGCTGATGCAGGGCCTCGCGGACGGCTACTTCGTCCTCCCGGCCACCATCAACGACTACCTCGCCAAGCACCCGCACACGGACGAGGTGAACGCCGAACACCCGGCCACCGTCGAGGTCGTGCGCGAGACCGAGGAGCGGCTCGCGAAGCTGCTCGCGGTCGACGGCGACCGCACGCCCGACTCCTTCCACCGCGAACTCGGCGAGCTCATGTGGGAGTTCTGCGGCATGGCCCGCACCGACGCGGGGCTGCGCAAGGCGCTCGACCGGATCCCGCAGATCCGCGAGGAGTTCTGGCGCCGCATCAAGGTGCCCGGCGTCGGCGAGGAGTTCAACCAGTCCCTGGAGAAGGCCAACCGCATCATCGACTACATCGAGCTCGCCGAGCTGATGTGCCTCGACGCGCTGCACCGCGCCGAGTCCTGCGGCGGTCACTTCCGCGAGGAGTCGCAGACCCCCGACGGCGAGGCCGCCCGCGTCGACGAGGAGTTCTCCTACGCGGCCGCCTGGGAGTTCACCGGTACCGGCGCTGCCCCCACCCTGCACAAGGAAGACCTGGTCTTCGAGTACGTCCACCCCACTCAGCGGAGCTACGCATGA
- a CDS encoding succinate dehydrogenase yields MALATRTDRRPSMARTVWDSSVGKKTVMAVSGLVMLLYLVAHMIGNLKIFFGPPEINHYAHWLRTMGEPVLHYEWGLWIVRVVLVVAVVAHATSAYQLSRRGIKARPSKYVHKKPRSDYATRTMRWGGIILALFIVWHILDLTTGTVHPGGYEHLRPYQNIIDTFSTWYSNVIYIVAMLALGLHVQHGFWSAAQTLGVGSRTRDRVLKTVGNVLAVVLTLGFIAVPVGVMTGLVS; encoded by the coding sequence ATGGCTCTGGCAACGAGGACGGACCGACGGCCGTCCATGGCACGCACTGTCTGGGACAGCTCCGTCGGGAAGAAGACCGTGATGGCGGTGAGCGGCCTCGTCATGCTGCTCTACCTGGTCGCCCACATGATCGGAAACCTCAAGATCTTCTTCGGTCCTCCGGAGATCAACCACTACGCCCACTGGCTGCGGACCATGGGCGAGCCGGTCCTCCACTACGAGTGGGGCCTGTGGATCGTCCGGGTGGTGCTGGTCGTCGCCGTCGTCGCGCACGCCACGTCCGCGTACCAGCTGAGCCGGCGCGGCATCAAGGCGCGCCCCAGCAAGTACGTGCACAAGAAGCCGCGTTCGGACTACGCCACGCGCACCATGCGCTGGGGCGGCATCATCCTCGCCCTGTTCATCGTCTGGCACATCCTCGACCTGACGACCGGCACGGTGCACCCCGGCGGCTACGAGCACCTGCGCCCGTACCAGAACATCATCGACACGTTCTCGACCTGGTACAGCAACGTCATCTACATCGTCGCGATGCTCGCCCTCGGCCTCCACGTCCAGCACGGGTTCTGGAGCGCCGCACAGACCCTCGGCGTCGGCAGCCGCACCCGCGACCGCGTTCTGAAGACCGTCGGCAACGTACTCGCCGTAGTGCTCACGCTCGGCTTCATCGCCGTGCCCGTGGGCGTCATGACCGGATTGGTGAGCTGA
- a CDS encoding LysR family transcriptional regulator → MQFQQLQYFVAVAETRHFTRAAELVHVAQPSLSQQIRALERELGVDLFLRARGNISLTDAGEALLPLARRILADADTARHEVQELAQLKRGRVRLGATPSLCTGLLPDVLRSFHDRYPGIQLLIEEGGSHDLVRELARGALDLALVVLPLPAPAPALTTVELLREELVVVSSQDAPAPGRGRKSVRISDLEGERLVMFRHGYDLRELTVAACRGEGFEPDFAVEGGEMDAVLGFVRAGLGVAVVPWMVAHRAGADLRVTPLAKPGLSRTIALAHRSDVAPPRAARELQRMLFEGRE, encoded by the coding sequence ATGCAGTTCCAGCAGCTCCAGTACTTCGTCGCGGTCGCGGAGACCCGGCACTTCACGCGCGCCGCCGAGCTGGTGCATGTCGCCCAGCCGTCGCTGTCCCAGCAGATCCGGGCGCTCGAGCGGGAGCTGGGGGTCGATCTCTTCCTGCGGGCCCGCGGGAACATCTCGCTGACCGATGCCGGGGAGGCGCTGCTGCCGCTCGCCCGCAGGATCCTCGCCGACGCGGACACGGCGCGGCACGAGGTGCAGGAGCTGGCGCAGCTCAAGCGGGGCCGGGTGCGGCTGGGCGCGACGCCTTCGCTGTGCACGGGCCTGCTGCCGGACGTGCTGCGGTCCTTCCACGACCGGTACCCGGGGATTCAGCTGCTGATCGAGGAGGGCGGCTCCCACGACCTCGTACGAGAGCTCGCGCGCGGCGCCCTCGACCTCGCGCTCGTCGTCCTCCCGCTGCCGGCGCCCGCGCCCGCCCTGACGACGGTGGAGCTGCTGCGCGAGGAGCTGGTGGTGGTGTCGTCCCAGGACGCGCCCGCGCCGGGACGGGGCCGGAAGTCCGTACGGATCTCCGACCTGGAGGGCGAGCGGCTCGTCATGTTCCGGCACGGGTACGACCTGCGGGAGCTGACCGTCGCCGCGTGCCGGGGCGAGGGGTTCGAGCCGGACTTCGCGGTGGAGGGCGGCGAGATGGACGCGGTCCTCGGGTTCGTACGGGCCGGGCTCGGGGTGGCGGTGGTGCCGTGGATGGTGGCGCACCGGGCCGGGGCGGATCTGCGGGTCACTCCGTTGGCCAAGCCGGGGCTCAGCCGCACGATTGCGCTGGCGCATCGGTCGGATGTGGCGCCGCCGCGGGCTGCGCGTGAGCTTCAGCGGATGCTCTTCGAGGGGCGGGAGTGA
- a CDS encoding VOC family protein, which produces MIRWAYLFLDRPYATLDAACAFWSRATGTRTSELRGEQGQFATLLPDATDACVKVQGVVDGPGGAHLDLLVDDVVATGERARRLGASLLHAEPGLEVLRSPAGHRFCVDTWRGEHTVPPPTTEPRSRLDQLCLDTAPGAYDAEVDFWSALTEWPEVPCESPEFRLLKATPIQLLLQRLDTDDAPSAHADLACANRKEAVARHTSLGATPLQEGRAWTVLRDPSGGTYCLTDRDPI; this is translated from the coding sequence ATGATCCGCTGGGCGTATCTGTTCCTCGACCGGCCGTACGCCACTCTGGACGCGGCCTGCGCGTTCTGGTCGCGGGCGACCGGGACGCGGACCTCCGAACTCCGGGGTGAACAAGGGCAGTTCGCCACGCTGCTGCCCGACGCCACCGACGCCTGCGTGAAGGTTCAGGGCGTGGTGGACGGGCCGGGCGGCGCCCACCTCGACCTGCTGGTGGACGACGTGGTGGCCACGGGGGAGCGGGCCCGCCGGCTCGGCGCGAGCCTGCTGCACGCGGAACCCGGCCTGGAAGTGCTGCGCTCACCGGCCGGGCACCGGTTCTGCGTGGACACCTGGCGCGGCGAGCACACGGTCCCACCGCCCACCACCGAGCCCCGCAGCCGCCTCGACCAGCTGTGCCTGGACACGGCGCCGGGCGCGTACGACGCGGAGGTCGACTTCTGGTCGGCGCTCACCGAATGGCCCGAAGTCCCCTGCGAGAGCCCGGAGTTCCGCCTCCTGAAGGCGACGCCGATCCAACTCCTGCTCCAACGCCTCGACACCGACGACGCGCCGTCCGCCCACGCGGACCTTGCCTGCGCCAACCGCAAGGAGGCCGTCGCCCGGCACACGTCACTGGGCGCGACACCCCTCCAGGAGGGCCGCGCCTGGACGGTCCTGCGGGACCCGTCGGGCGGAACGTACTGCCTCACGGACCGGGACCCAATTTAA
- a CDS encoding putative bifunctional diguanylate cyclase/phosphodiesterase: MIWSRAIFPVTATSLTRHEFETELVPLVRRLRTVLAAQALDSAEAQAVGAALVDAHCTDPEALTQSLDVVETHLVRHCGEQEPSAERAEELRSRCARIQHAMAAGFAGALRERTRSEQEAISRAALDARSAVAEALHASEAKFRAVFHGAAIGIGIADLDGTILEVNETMVRMFGGSRQQLLKRKAHQLTHPEDAPHIWRMYHELVQGDREHYRVEKAYSRPDGTALWTNLTVSLLRDADGAPQYQLALMEDVTERRLLNLRLRYEATHDALTGLPNRTLFFERLEKVLSAGNGMRFGLCYLDLDGFKTINDSLGHAAGDRLLVEVADRLQACATAPGEMVARLGGDEFVALTTGKDTQAEVDELAGRIMHALATPIRIDGRELTVRGSVGIVEGPAAERSPAEVLRSADITMYRAKSAGGNRYELADPEADARAITRHGLTTALPAALDRGEFFIEYQPLVHLGDGSVRGAEALVRWLHPQHGVLGPDRFIPLAEHTGLIVPLGRWVLEESVRQARIWQDRYEEAGPFRINVNLSPMQLTHPGLVTDTVDILERFGLEPDALCLEVTESALIGADDDLLKPLRRLSEMGVDIALDDFGTGYSNLANLRRLPVNVLKLDRSFTQGMQQFPADPVDLKIVEGIVSLAHSLDLSVTVEGVETGAQAEQLRHLNCDTAQGWYYARPGPPDRLHELALADATG; encoded by the coding sequence ATGATCTGGAGCCGGGCGATCTTCCCGGTCACGGCGACCTCGCTGACCCGGCACGAGTTCGAGACGGAACTCGTGCCGCTCGTACGCCGGTTGCGCACCGTGCTCGCCGCGCAGGCCCTGGACAGCGCGGAGGCACAGGCCGTCGGCGCGGCCCTGGTCGACGCCCACTGCACCGACCCCGAGGCGCTCACCCAGTCCCTCGACGTGGTGGAGACCCATCTCGTCCGGCACTGCGGCGAACAGGAGCCCTCCGCGGAGCGCGCGGAGGAACTGCGCTCCCGCTGCGCCCGCATCCAGCACGCGATGGCCGCCGGGTTCGCGGGCGCGCTGCGGGAGCGCACCCGCAGCGAACAGGAGGCCATATCGCGCGCCGCGCTCGACGCCCGCAGCGCCGTCGCCGAGGCCCTGCACGCGAGCGAGGCCAAGTTCCGCGCGGTGTTCCACGGCGCCGCGATCGGCATCGGGATCGCCGACCTCGATGGCACCATCCTCGAGGTCAACGAGACGATGGTGCGGATGTTCGGCGGCAGCAGGCAGCAGCTGCTCAAGCGCAAGGCCCACCAGCTGACCCACCCCGAGGACGCCCCGCACATCTGGCGCATGTACCACGAGCTGGTGCAGGGGGACCGCGAGCACTACCGGGTGGAGAAGGCCTACTCGCGTCCGGACGGCACCGCCCTGTGGACGAACCTGACGGTCTCGCTGCTGCGCGACGCGGACGGCGCCCCCCAGTACCAGCTGGCGCTCATGGAGGACGTGACCGAGCGCCGGCTGCTGAACCTGCGGCTGCGCTACGAAGCCACCCATGACGCGCTCACCGGGCTCCCCAACCGCACCCTGTTCTTCGAGCGCCTGGAGAAGGTGCTCAGCGCGGGCAACGGCATGCGCTTCGGCCTCTGCTACCTCGACCTCGACGGCTTCAAGACAATCAACGACAGCCTCGGCCACGCGGCGGGCGACCGGCTCCTCGTCGAGGTCGCGGACCGCCTCCAGGCCTGCGCCACCGCGCCCGGCGAGATGGTCGCGCGGCTCGGCGGCGACGAGTTCGTGGCGCTGACCACCGGCAAGGACACCCAGGCCGAGGTCGACGAGCTGGCAGGACGCATCATGCACGCCCTGGCCACGCCCATCCGCATCGACGGCCGCGAGCTGACCGTGCGCGGTTCGGTCGGCATCGTCGAGGGCCCGGCCGCCGAGCGCAGCCCCGCCGAGGTGCTGCGCAGTGCCGACATCACGATGTACCGGGCCAAGTCCGCGGGCGGCAACCGCTACGAGCTGGCCGACCCCGAGGCCGACGCCCGGGCGATCACGCGGCACGGTCTGACGACGGCGCTGCCCGCCGCCCTGGACCGCGGCGAGTTCTTCATCGAGTACCAGCCCCTGGTGCACCTCGGCGACGGCAGCGTGCGCGGTGCCGAGGCCCTGGTCCGCTGGCTGCACCCGCAGCACGGCGTGCTCGGCCCCGACCGCTTCATCCCGCTCGCCGAGCACACAGGGCTGATCGTGCCGCTCGGCCGCTGGGTCCTCGAGGAATCGGTCCGGCAGGCGCGGATCTGGCAGGACCGGTACGAGGAGGCGGGCCCGTTCCGCATCAACGTCAACCTGTCCCCGATGCAGCTGACCCACCCCGGCCTGGTGACGGACACCGTCGACATCCTGGAGCGCTTCGGCCTCGAACCGGACGCGCTCTGCCTCGAGGTCACGGAGTCGGCGCTTATCGGCGCCGACGACGACCTCCTGAAGCCCCTCAGACGGCTCTCCGAAATGGGCGTCGACATCGCCCTCGACGACTTCGGCACCGGCTACTCGAATCTGGCCAACCTGCGCCGCCTGCCCGTGAACGTCCTGAAGCTGGACCGCTCCTTCACGCAGGGAATGCAGCAGTTCCCCGCGGACCCCGTCGACCTGAAGATCGTCGAGGGCATCGTCTCGCTCGCACACAGCCTCGACCTCTCGGTCACCGTCGAGGGCGTGGAGACCGGGGCGCAGGCCGAACAGCTCAGGCACCTCAACTGCGACACCGCACAGGGCTGGTACTACGCCCGCCCCGGCCCCCCGGACCGCCTCCACGAACTGGCCCTCGCCGACGCGACGGGGTGA
- a CDS encoding SAM-dependent methyltransferase, protein MQRPAWAPRGIDISVPSVSRIYDFYLGGSHNFEVDREAARKAMEFLPGLPKIMQANRAFMRRAVRYAAEQGITQFLDIGSGIPTFGNVHEVAQQASPGASVVYVDHDPVAVAHSKAVLEDVPHTGVVTADLRKPREILESPEVAELLDLERPVALLLVAVLHFIEEADDPYAAVAELSEALAPGSLLIVTHASNEGMPIETERADGMVDVYRNDVRNPLIMRNRDEIKRFFKGYEVVAPGIVAMPVWRPDTAPEDEDPYTYAGYVGVGRKA, encoded by the coding sequence ATGCAGCGTCCCGCCTGGGCCCCACGGGGCATCGACATCTCGGTGCCCAGTGTGTCCCGAATCTATGACTTCTACCTGGGCGGTTCGCACAACTTCGAGGTCGACCGGGAGGCCGCCCGCAAGGCCATGGAGTTCCTGCCGGGGCTGCCCAAGATCATGCAGGCGAACCGGGCGTTCATGCGCCGGGCCGTGCGGTACGCCGCCGAGCAGGGCATCACACAGTTCCTCGACATCGGCTCCGGCATCCCGACGTTCGGCAATGTGCACGAGGTGGCCCAGCAGGCGAGCCCCGGAGCGAGCGTGGTGTACGTCGACCACGACCCGGTCGCCGTCGCGCACAGCAAGGCGGTCCTCGAGGACGTCCCGCACACCGGAGTCGTCACGGCGGACCTTCGCAAGCCGCGGGAGATCCTGGAGAGCCCCGAAGTCGCCGAACTCCTCGACCTGGAACGGCCGGTGGCCCTGCTCCTCGTCGCCGTACTGCACTTCATCGAGGAGGCCGACGACCCGTACGCGGCGGTGGCCGAACTCAGTGAGGCGCTCGCACCCGGCAGCCTGCTCATTGTGACGCATGCCTCCAATGAGGGCATGCCCATAGAGACGGAGCGGGCGGACGGGATGGTCGACGTCTATCGAAACGATGTCCGCAATCCGCTGATCATGCGGAACCGCGACGAGATCAAACGGTTCTTCAAGGGGTACGAGGTGGTCGCACCGGGCATCGTGGCGATGCCGGTGTGGCGGCCCGACACCGCCCCGGAGGACGAGGACCCGTACACGTACGCGGGCTATGTGGGAGTGGGGCGCAAGGCGTGA
- a CDS encoding SCO0930 family lipoprotein, translating to MKTSWRSASLVATAAALLALTTACGQDQGDQADTGQNVGSAADAQGGYGSSDGYGSSGTTDKSAAKAKSAGQLASWDSEELGKVLTDSDGMTLYRFDKDTAEPPKSNCDAACLKAWPVVPASGAKAAPGVDASLLGEVTAADGTKQLTVDGWPMYHYAMDKKAGDVKGQGVGGTWWAAAPDGKKANKKAEQEAGAQPADLEGLSTRNDPKLGEVVVDKNGMTVYRFLKDSAWPIKSNCVGACAEKWPALAPVAKNDTQNIPLKGYMTFTRPDGTKQQTLNCWPVYTFSGDKKPGDTNGQGVGGTWYAAAPNGKPVGAPK from the coding sequence ATGAAGACCTCCTGGCGGAGCGCCTCGCTCGTAGCGACAGCTGCGGCCCTGCTGGCGCTGACGACGGCGTGCGGTCAGGACCAGGGCGACCAGGCGGACACGGGCCAGAACGTGGGCAGCGCGGCCGATGCGCAAGGCGGCTACGGGTCCTCCGACGGTTACGGCTCGTCGGGCACCACCGACAAGAGCGCGGCCAAGGCCAAGTCCGCGGGACAGCTGGCCTCGTGGGACAGCGAGGAACTCGGCAAGGTGCTCACCGACAGCGACGGTATGACCCTGTACCGCTTCGACAAGGACACCGCCGAACCGCCCAAGTCGAACTGCGACGCGGCCTGCCTGAAGGCGTGGCCGGTCGTGCCGGCGAGCGGCGCCAAGGCCGCGCCCGGCGTCGACGCCTCACTGCTCGGCGAGGTCACCGCCGCCGACGGCACGAAGCAGCTGACGGTCGACGGCTGGCCCATGTACCACTACGCGATGGACAAGAAGGCCGGTGACGTCAAGGGCCAGGGAGTGGGCGGAACTTGGTGGGCCGCGGCCCCCGACGGCAAGAAGGCCAACAAGAAGGCCGAGCAGGAGGCCGGGGCCCAACCCGCCGACCTCGAGGGCCTCTCCACGCGCAACGACCCGAAGCTCGGTGAGGTCGTCGTCGACAAGAACGGGATGACGGTCTACCGCTTCCTCAAGGACTCGGCCTGGCCCATCAAGTCGAACTGCGTCGGCGCCTGCGCCGAGAAGTGGCCCGCACTCGCTCCGGTTGCGAAGAACGACACACAGAACATTCCACTGAAGGGCTACATGACCTTCACAAGGCCCGACGGAACCAAGCAGCAGACCTTGAACTGCTGGCCCGTCTACACCTTCTCGGGCGACAAAAAGCCAGGTGACACGAACGGTCAGGGCGTAGGAGGTACTTGGTACGCGGCCGCTCCGAATGGAAAGCCGGTAGGCGCTCCCAAGTAA
- a CDS encoding bestrophin-like domain, which yields MSEWLVLALAMLAVCGVVLVVQVLQQRRIGDDDDPSETPDVIEYMTMMIGVVYAIVLGLAIAGVWEGRSAAEDHVRNEAQALHEVNERVRVYPADVRDKIRADVDRYVSHVVTTEWDSMRNKGELTAKGDALLQKVREDVTDFEPKNDFQAQAYQPLLDQVTAADEARGARSDSTSATMPGVVWFGLIVGALVTIGMIFALQIRRTKRELVLAGLFSSLIAFLLFLIWDLDAPYSRGVAATAEPFLMLFPGAN from the coding sequence ATGTCGGAATGGCTTGTTCTCGCCCTCGCGATGCTCGCGGTCTGCGGTGTCGTCCTCGTCGTCCAGGTCCTGCAGCAGCGCAGGATCGGCGATGACGACGACCCGTCCGAGACTCCCGACGTCATCGAGTACATGACGATGATGATCGGCGTGGTCTACGCGATCGTCCTCGGCCTCGCCATCGCGGGCGTCTGGGAGGGCCGCAGCGCCGCCGAGGACCACGTACGCAACGAGGCGCAGGCGCTGCACGAGGTCAATGAACGCGTCCGGGTCTACCCGGCGGACGTGCGGGACAAGATTCGCGCGGATGTCGACAGGTATGTCAGCCATGTCGTCACCACCGAATGGGACTCGATGCGCAACAAGGGCGAGCTGACCGCCAAGGGCGACGCGCTGTTGCAGAAGGTGCGCGAGGACGTCACGGACTTCGAGCCGAAGAACGACTTCCAGGCGCAGGCCTACCAGCCGCTGCTCGACCAGGTGACGGCCGCCGACGAGGCGCGCGGAGCCCGCTCGGACTCGACAAGCGCCACGATGCCGGGCGTCGTCTGGTTCGGTCTGATCGTCGGCGCCCTGGTCACCATCGGCATGATCTTCGCGCTGCAGATCAGGCGCACCAAGCGCGAGCTGGTCCTCGCCGGGCTCTTCTCGTCCCTGATCGCGTTCCTGCTCTTCCTGATCTGGGACCTCGACGCGCCGTACAGCCGGGGCGTCGCGGCCACGGCGGAACCGTTCCTGATGCTGTTCCCCGGCGCGAACTGA